The window CTTGGTCGAGCTTCAGACGCGTCTCATCAAGCTGTGACTGCAGATATTCGACCTGCTGCTGTAGTCGCTTCGATTCGTTGGTCTTCATGTCGTACTGGACTTCCAGGATCTCCTTCTCACGACGCAGATATCCGTTTAGCTCTCGCATGCCCTCAATAGCATCGCCTACGCCAATGGCCGACACGGCTTCGTCCGCATCGGCCTTGTCGCTACGGTTCTGCTGCATAGCTGCAATCTGGCCAGTCaagctctccagctgctgatGCAGAAGCTTGTTCTGAGCGTTGGCATCCTCGCGTCTTTGTTTGAGTTCAGCCATctcctgctccagctgctgcctcCGATCTTCCCATGAGCTTTCACTTTGCGCGAGCGCGACCTTGGCAGATTCCGCTTCGGCGCGCAGCGATGCTGACTCTTGTTTGAACTCGTTGTATTCGGTGCGAAGCTCTTGAACCAAtttggcagcctcagcgTGCTTAACAAGCTCCTTCTCGTAGTCCTGCTGGGCTTTGGAAGCAATCTCAGCTTGAGCACGCAAGTCCTGCTGATGGTATCGGGCAGCCTCAATGTGCCGGCTGCTTTCTTCCTTGAGCCGCTTCACTTCATCCTCCAATATCGTCTTCTCGTCTTCATACTTCCGTGCAACTTCGCCCTGGGAGTCACGAATGGTGGATAGTTCCGTGTTGGATCTTGAGAGCTCAGCAGACAAATCTTCAATCTGTTGGCCCAGCTCCTTGATTCTGCTGTCTTTCTCTTGAATGAGAACTTCAATCTCTTGTCTGTATTGGTCTTGCGATGCACGCAAGTCTTCCAATGCCTCCTCGTTGCTCTGGCTGAGTTCCTTGTACTGCTCAGCCTGGGCCTTTGCGTTTTCCAGCTGAGTGTTGGCCATGTCGAGATCACGCTTGAGGTCCGAAATGTCGTTGTTTAGATCTTGAACCTCGGCCTCGAGCTCTTGTTGGCGCAGGTTGTTGTCAGTCATGAGGCCTGGTCTGGGCGTGGGACGAGGCTGCAGACGGCCGGCACGCTCTTCGGCGCTTCGCAGCTCCACGGTCAACTCGTCAACGCGGGCTTGAAGATGATCACGGGTTGTCTTGGCGCTAACATGCTCTTCTCGAAGCTGGCTCAGGCTCGTCATAAGGTCGTCAATTCGCTTCTGAGATTCCTTAGCTTCGTATTCCTTTCTCTGTTGCAGGTGCTGAATATCATCCGAGGTTTGAGATAGCTTCTTTTGCACAGTGCTCAGTTCAAGCTCCAAGGATTCAATCTTGGCTTGAGCCTTGCGGCGAGCCTCAGACTCGGTAATGTTGCGCTCGTTTTCAAGAGATTGCTGAGCCGTCAAGAGGTTGCCCAATCtattcttctcctcaatcAAAGAATCGTTGTCCTTGCTCATTCGCTCTTGGATATCCTTccaaagcttcttctccgcctTAAGGTTGGCTGTTTCGTTTCGCATGCTGTCCAGGAGGCCCTTGACTTCAACAAGCTCTTCAGCAACTTGTTGGACACGAATGTCCTGCTTGGCAGCCGTTTCAGACAGGATTTGAGTTCTCTTCTGGAGCTCATTGTTCTCGTTCTGGAGGGCAAGATAATTGCTCTGCAGCATCTCTCGCCGCTCAGATTCCAGTCTGGCCTCACCCTGTAGTTTGATGTTGGCAGTCTGAAGCGAATTCTTCTCTGCTGTCAAGTGGTTGATTTGATCCCTAAAGTCTTTCCGTGCACCATCCTGGGCGTCTCTGAAGCTGTCGTATTCGGACTGAATTTTGCGTAAGGCTTCTGTCAACGTCTCAGTCTGCTCCACGGACTCGATACTGGTTACCGGCATCCCCCCTCCGATAGAGTGGCGCATGAGGGAAGAAGGATCTTCGCCCGCACCACGTTGCTGAAGAAGTCGCCGGAACATATCACGCTCCATCTTGTAGCTCTCCATTGTGATTTTAGCAGACTTGATCTCTTCCACCATATGAGCGAGATCCTGCTGTAGTTTCTCGACCAAGTCATgatcctccttggcctgaTGCTTCGCAGCCAGCGCTTCCTCGCTTTCCATCTGCTCCGCAAGTTCTCGGGTGATGCGCAATAGGTCTTCGTTCTTGGCCTGTAGTGATTTGATATCCTTGAAAACTACCAACTTCTGGGTGATGAACTGGTGTGTATCCGACATATCGGCCAAGGCCTCTTCGGTAATTTCGCCCTTCTCGAGTTGCTGCAGAcggaatttttcttcttctgttagTTGGTTCATGCCCTTTTCGATGGCATAGATGTTGAAGACGAGCATCTGGATCTGTGTGCCCAAATCCCGTAGCTGAGTGCGGAGTATCTTGCTTTCGGATTGGGCCGTAGCAAGCGTGCTCTCCGCCTTCCTGGCTGCTTTTCTTGCCGCATCTCGCTCTTCGAAGCTCTGCTGCGAGAGCTCAGACATGTGGGCAATCTCGTTTCGAAGAGTCTCGGCTTCAGACTGGAGTTCCTGGATCTCTGGCGTTTTGGCTTCCAGAGCAGCAATCATGCCGTCGAGCTCCTCAGCAAGCTGCTGGTTGCGCCGTTTCTCGCTGGCAAGCTGGCCCTTTACCTGGTAAAGCTGCTCGATTGCTTGCGTGGCGGTGACGGTGGACTTGTTTCGTACGGAACCAGGGGTTCCAAAAGGAGAGTTGGCCCGTCCGGGGACAGAGCCGTTAAGTAGAGGCGTCTGAGGCGCCGATCCCACAGGAGCATGCTCTATGCGGACGTGGGCTTCGTCTAGGTCGCCTTGCAATCGTCGGATCCGCTCTTCCATGTCGTTGGTGACACGGCGCTCCGACTCCAGTTCAAGACGCACGCGACGAAGTTCGTTCTCGTAACTATCTTTGAGACGCTCCTTCTCCGACTCCAGCTCACGCACGCGCTCCTGGTGTTTCTTACTGAGCTGCTCAGACATCTCAACAAGCCGGCGTTGGTCCTCCAATTCTTGCTTGTAGCTCTCGACGGTCGCGGCAAAGGAGCCCTCCTGCTTTTGCAATTTGACGAGGGCATCATCGGCCTTGGCTTGCATAGCATTGAGACGTTCGCGTAGTTGCTGTTCGGAACGGTGAAGAGCATCAATTTGGGCCTTGGCGTCCTCATTTTGTCTCTGAAGCTCGGCAATCTTGGAGCCCTTTTCTTTGCGGTACTTCAGGGCTTCGTCGCTCTTGGTTTTCAATTCCGTTTCGAGCCACTCGGCATTTTGGCGGGCCAAGtctagctgctgctggagcgccTCCTGTCGGTATTTGGCACTGTTAAGCTGGCCCTTGGCATTTTGCTCCGACTGCTGAAGGGTCGTTAGTTCGCGGGCAAGCTCGACATTtcgttgatgctgcttggTAAGTTCGTCGGTCAAGGTCTGGTCGCGTTTGTTATTGGATTCGATGATGCTAAGGTTTGTTCGGTTCGAAGACTGGAGAGTCTCAATCTTATCGTTGAGGGCCTTGACTTCAGCATCGTGATCGGAGTACTTGGCTCTCAAGCTCTGAAGATCGTTCTCCAAAGACTGTCGTTTAGTTTCTAGAGCACACATAGCGGTTAGGctaagaacaaaaaaaacgcGGCATCAAGGCTACCGCAAGGCGAGAAAACACGTACCCTCTTCTTTGAGTCGCTGTCGGGCTTCCTCGACATCCTTGAGAGCTTTTTCAGCGGTCCCCTTGAAGGTTTGAGATTTGGTCTCGGAGCTCCGAACGGCATTCTCCAGTTCAATGTCCGTCTGGAGCTTCTCGGCGTACAAGGTCTCGAACTCGTGTGCTTTTGCAGCCACGGCCTGCAACAGAGTAGTAACCAGTTCAACCGTCGGCTGTGCCGTCAAGGCCGCCACCACAGGCTGGTCAAGGCCTAGGTGGCCTGCGATGTAACCGACGTCGACATCGGCAGCCGCCATTGTTGTGCCTTGAAACTTAGGTCGACAATGACAGCGCGAGTCTCGTCATTACTCGGTCGAGGGACGAGGCGACGTGAGGttggcttttttttgcttctgaaTTTTTCGTGGTCAAACGCGGCGTCGggtggaagaaaaggaacgaagagaagagaaaggaaaagacaaGGAAACGACTgcggaaaaaaggaaaaaaagaaaattgggCAGGGGGGATTAATCAAGGTCGCAGCCGGCTTGCAATCTCATCGACAGCTCTCGGCGTCAGCAATCGATGAGGCGGATCAGAATCGAAGAAGGGGAGAATGGAAAAAGAAGTTTGGAAAGCGACGAGCCTCGCGCGCATCGAGTTGCTGCAGCATAATAGATGGCCCGATTGAGTCTAGTCCCAGCTTGGGCGGCAAGGCTTCTGAGCTTCTAGTGAAGTGAGGTGAAGCTGGCAGCGCGCACAGGCCGCTCTGCCAGCTGTTACTGCAGCTCCTAGTGGGCTTCTGCGCCTAGCCAATGCCTAGCAGCCACTAAAGCTTTGCAGCCAGTGAACGGAGACTAGAGATTTTGTCACCGTTGGCTACCCGGAATCAACGACGATGTTGGCATTGAGGTGAAATCTTGGTCGCATACTTTGGAATCGTCGCAATTAATTCAATCCGATATATTGACTAGAGCAGAAACTGTACATAAAGCGTTGGAAAAAGTTTGACTAGTCCCTTTATAATGAAAGGTTGCCTGGCCAAGATGTGAGATGATATATACATACTGGAACTTAACTAACTCGGTGTGTAATACGCAAACATAGATTAACGCTTTTATGCACCAACTACCTCTTCAACCTCCTACTAGTAGCTGTAAAGTAAATAGGTACGTGTTATTTACCACCCAGCGGCAAGAGTTAGCTTCGGAGTATGTTAGGTGATGGTTAATTTCAGGTAaccaagctgcagcttgaGTATTTGAGTACACGTATAGATGTCGTGTAGATGAAATGCTGTCTTGGAGGATTTTGTGGAGTTGCTCTGCCCGCActctacatgtacctacgcatgcatgcatgtttTGTAGCTTTACTCTCTGCTCAAGAGACATCACGTTTTTCTCGTTCACATCATGGCCTAGTAGAAGTCCTGATGGCatattctttattctctGTGGCATTGCCGGTAGCTCTGATGGAAAGTTACTGTCGAGAAGAGCACGCtctgtatttttaaattaagaaATGTGCAATATCATATCTTCTGTCTGTTTGTACTGGCTAAACTGTAGCATTTGGCTTCTGTGTACGAGCCCATATAAACGCCGTCCACCTTCCATCAACGCCCTGCCAGTTTGTCGTCGAAACAGCATAATCCCAGCCCTGTAAATACCCCGAGTTAGTACTCATCGATGCCGCATGAATACTCTAATCATGGCAGTCGTACCGTAAATGGTAGATTCACAGAGTGCGCTACCAAGGTCGAGAAAGGcggcaaaaaggaaaacttGTCCTTTTTCTCCACCCATATACGTAGACAGTACGGAGGATGTCTACTGGCCATAGATTTGCCATTTCAGACCAGCCCGGCCACCGGCAGCGACGTTGCACTTGACGTTGCCCTCGACAGAGAGATCGGTTCCATCCGAGTAGTCCTGCAGCGCAATCCTGAGAATAGCTTTGATGTCCCGGTCTCCCATGGTGTAGGGACCTTGGCCCTGCATCGAAGCCTTGACACCCAAAGTACAGCCTTCTTCCTTGAGCACGGGGATGTATTTGCTGCCAGAGACGTCGTGGATGCTGAAAGTGCCGTTGGTGCTGGACCAGGAGCTCGAGAGGGCAGCGCAGAAGCGCCAGTCGGCAGCATCGTTTATTGGGCCTTGGGCGAAGCTGGATGGATCACAGGTGGTTTGATCCGAAGGCGCTGGGGTCCAAGTAATGCCCGTGCTGTTCTGGAAGCCAGCAGGGGCGGCACTCACGccggcagcaacagccaggCTCGCGAAGATGGTGAAGGCCTTCATGGTGGGAAACATTGTCTGTGGGATTTCGTCCTTTTGCTTTGAAATGGCACAGTTATTGTTGGAGTTGCCGAGATGGAGGTTGTGAATGTCGAGTGCTTGGCTGGGACTCCAAGTGGGAGCCGCTTGAGTGCACGAGAAGGGGAGGGCAACTTGCACGCGTGACTGGAGGAAAGggggaagggaagaagagaagagaaagcaaggcCGCAGAGATTTACAAGTTTCTGTTTGTAGGTGTGCGGTGAGAAGCCGTCTCCAGCGGCAGTATTCGAGCCCCTGCCTCTATTGACAGTTGGCAGCCAGCCGGACAATAGAAAGGGCGCGTCGACGGTCCCAACAGCTCAGTTGACGCAACGGAGACGAATGGGGCAGCATGAACCTGCAGTTATTGTGCTCAGCTCTGCTGTGCGGAAGCGTACATGGGTCCTTGAAGTCGACTTATCATCCGAGAGTGAGTGAGGAGAGCGCGCAGCTTCAGACGACCGGCAAGGATAGCGCCTTTATGTATTGACCCGACGGCGGTATTCATTCATGTGTGTgcctgtgtgtgtgtgcataTGTGATGATGGGCTCATCTCATGCTGGTCTCATTCACTTGTAGCCCAATCAATTCGAATCTGTTCGCACCCTTTTCCGTGCCATCCGCCTACATGTACATCTTGATTAGCCAAGGCGCGCTCATAGGGCATCAGCGAGTGAGTGCTCGTGCTCTCATGTGCCGGTCGCACTGACTTCAAAGGGCCTGTGCTGGAAATTAAAGGGCGAGTGGACAAATTCTCAGGCCCGAGTAACGCTGATCATCTGCAGCGGGTGTTGCTTGTTTCTGTGTTGCGCGCACAAACTATGGGCGATCGCATGCGTGGTCCCGAAACGTGGGTGGCCCAATGGTTCATGATGGGTTTAGGCTCATATTTTCTAAACAAGGCGGCCGAATCAAGGCAAGATTGCCGCGCAGGACTAGCATGCGAGGTGCACGATTCAGCGGCGGCGAATGGGGAttgtctttgtttttgtcCAAAACAGAAGGTGGAGAGACGTTGCGCTTCTCGGGAGACCATCCATCTACggcgctgatgatgatgctgatgccaggagaggagaggagaggcgacGGTTATGATTCCAGGCCTCGTGCGAAGCATGCAAAAGTGGGATGGGCCGTTGTGATTGGCGTTGTTTCAGACCCTGTTTCTCTCTACCGCAGCAATCGGATGGCCATGGATGACTACAAATTACTCCATCCCTCTCCATGCAactccatccatctccatacATTAACCATTGCTAGGTGCTAGTCTTCCCTGCTTAGC is drawn from Trichoderma asperellum chromosome 4, complete sequence and contains these coding sequences:
- a CDS encoding uncharacterized protein (EggNog:ENOG41~SECRETED:SignalP(1-22)); this encodes MFPTMKAFTIFASLAVAAGVSAAPAGFQNSTGITWTPAPSDQTTCDPSSFAQGPINDAADWRFCAALSSSWSSTNGTFSIHDVSGSKYIPVLKEEGCTLGVKASMQGQGPYTMGDRDIKAILRIALQDYSDGTDLSVEGNVKCNVAAGGRAGLKWQIYGQ